The genomic region GTTCCGGGCATCACTACGGCGAGATAGGTGACATTGCCGTCACCGTTCCGAATGCCGCCGACGTGAGCCACGAGACCCTGCGACCAGATTAGTGCCAAACGATTCATGTTCAAGCCCACCTCGATCGGAGCACCGAACGCGGCAACAAAATCTGAAGCGGGCCCGTCCATCACGGGATCCCAATGCAGCGGAGGCAACTCTAAAGTGCTCGCTACGCTGGGGGGCACACGGGAGAGCGATAAATGGAGACAGCCGCCAAACCGTGTGCCAGCTGCGACAACACGACCGGCTACGATAAGCAGGTCGATCTGGCAGCCAGTTGCTCGTTCAAATGCGAGTGCGACGCCCGCAGCATCATATGCAGCCATCCCGAGCTTGACTGGCCCGACTTGCACTCCAGGGATGATCTGTGGGATCTGATCGACGAACGCTGGTCGCTCGGTGCCATCGGCGGACGCCGCAAGCCTTGGATACTGTTCCGATTGGGGCGCGGCGCTTGCAGAGGTCGACACCATCAGCAGAAAAACAACGCTCACGAATCCGCGCATCGCTGTACACTGACCCCGCGCTCTAGGGACTCGGTGGTGGAGGTAGCAACCCATTACCACTCCCTCCATCGCTGTAGAGTAGAAAAGCGCGCTCGCTTGGCGGGATCGAATAGGCGGTTGATGATTGTGGCATCGTGTGACGGCTGTGCTCCTCCGGCCAAGCTATGAAATGACCGATCCCAGGCACCGATCTCCAACCACGGGGCTGGACCGCCAGGTAGGTCACGAAACCACCATGTACGTGGAGAACACCAACGTGGGCCACGAGCCCATCGGCAAAGACGAGCGCTACGCGATCCCCGCCCAGATGCATAGTCTGGGGCCGGCCGAACACTTCCGCAAGCAATGCCGGAGGATCGCCGATACCGTCTACGGGTGGCGTAGTCTGGCGTGGCACTTGAAGAGTCAAGCACCCGCCCCAGGGACTACCCGCCGCGATCACCACGCCACGTGCGGCAAGCAGATCAATATTGCATCCAGTCTGGTACTCAAATAGAGCGGCGGTCTCGCGTGCTTTGTAAATTGGCATACCAAGCGTTACCGGGCCAATGGAGCGCCCTGGAACGATAGCCGCTTCGGATGACTCACCACTCCAGGGAGCGAGTTGACCGATGCTCGACACGGGAACGAGATCCATAGATTGGATTGGGAGATAAGTGACGACGATGCCTCTCGTCGGCCCCGGACTCCATCGGGCAAGATTGCCGATCGACGGCACCACCATGCTGCCGGTTTCCTGGACGGCGAGATAGCTCACTGTGGCACCTCGCGCCTGCGTTCGCTGAATGTACGCTATGAGTCCAGCGGCGAACATCAGCGCCAGATTGTCGCGACTCTCACGGACAACCCTCGGGGCGCCGAATACGTTGACGAGTTGGTCCGGAGACCCGTTGATATCGAGGGTACTTTGCCCTCCGATTGCATCTCGTGGAAGGAACGACTTGTTATCGTCGGGCAACTGAACATCGATGTGCGCGGTCAGGGCACTTCCGACGGCTGCCACCACCCCGTTTCGAAAGAGCACATCGATGACGCGGCCGGTTGTGCGCGCAAACCGTGCCGCCGCCGCGTCAGCTTCTCTCGCAGACATTCCGAGCGTAACAGGCCCAAGAGCATGACCTGGAAAAATAACAACCGCGCGGGGACTCCACGCTGTCGCATCGGGGATTGGTCCGATAATTATCGCCGCAACGACAAGCCCGGCAAGAACCTGCACGGCATAGCCCCCCTCTGGCCCCTGCCAAAAGGGTAAGGGAAACGGGTGCGGACTCCATCCGGGAAATCCTATATAGGGATAGGTTCCTTGCGGGGAGGGAGGCCCAGACGCGGAGATTCTAGTCTAACGGCGGAGCGGACTCTCTTTGGTGCGCAACTATCCAAGCGGCGATTTGCGCACGGGTATTCATACCAAGTTTATTAAGGATGTGCTGGACATGAGCCTCTACGGTACCTTCTCTGATGGACATACGATCGGCAATCTCTCGATTTGTCATTCCCTCAGCGACAAGGGTCGCCACCTCTCTCTCACGGGGGGCCAATAGACCGGTTCGTTTCACTGCTGGAGACTTCGCGCGCCCGTGAGGCCTCACTTGATTCCGAGCGGATGGTGTTAGCGCATGTTCAACGGCATGCTCAAGCGTCATCGCTCGGCCTTCTGCACACGCAGTGGCAAATGCCGGCGAGCCTAGCGCACTTCGTACGGTAGCGATTCGCTGATCACGGTCAGTCCGAGTGCCGGGCCAGAAATTCGGACCGGTTCTAGTTCGCGAGGCGTCGGATGCTCCGAACAACCGCGCTGCTTCCAAGTAATCGCCTTGACCCGAAGTCGCGACCGCGAGGCCTTCGAGACTCTCCGAAAGACCTCTTTTGTTTCCGAGCTCTTGAAGCATGGCGAGGCTTTCCCGAAACAGCATCGCCGCTCGATCGTAGTGGCCCTGAGCCAGCGCAACATTCGCCAGCCCAACCTTCGCCCAGGCGATGTAGTTCTTCGACCCAATCTGTTGTCCGAGCGTCAAGCCCTCTTCGATAAGTACGGTGGCTCGGTCGTAATTGCCTCGAAGCGCTTCCACCGCGGCTAGACCACCGAGAGCATAAGCAGTCGTAAATCTGTTCCCTGCGGCGCGGCAAAGGGCTAAGCTATCTACAAGTAACGGGGTTGCTTTCTCATGATCACCTTGCAGCAGCATCGCTGTTCCCAAGCAGTATAAAGACCAGCCAACGCCCCACGTATCCTGTGCTTGCTTGTAGAGAGACACGCTCTGTTCAAACATGTCTACCGCCTGGTGGAAATCAGCTTCGCCTTCCGCAAAGTGCGCCAGATGGTGGAGTGCATAGGCAGCGCCCCGCTGATCGTTCAATTTCTGAAATAGAGCAAGGCTTTCGTGAAGATAGACGCTTCCGCTCGCGTCGCCTTGTCGCCACGCAAGTAGGCCGGCGCCAGAGAGCGCCAATGCGCGCACCGCCGCCGATGAGTCGATGCTGGCAGTGAGCGCTCCTTCGAGCGACTCACGCCCCTCAGTATAATGGCCGCAAATAAACCAAAATTCGTGGAGCGCAGCTGAGAACCGCAACCAAGCGCCAGCCCCGCTACGTTCCTTCTTGCTCCACTCTATCGCCGCCCGTAGATTATCATGTTCGGTCTCGAGCCGTTGCAGCCACGTGGCCTGCTGGGATTCACGTAGCGCTACGTTGGCCTTTTCCGCGAAACTCAGGTACCAGTCTCGATGTCGCCTGTGTGCGTCAGCAGCCTTTCCGGACTCCAGAAGCCGTTCCTCGCCATACTGACGAACCGTCTCCAATAGTCGATAACGCGCGCCGGCACCGCTTGTCTCCGCGATCACAAGCGACTTATCCACTAGGTGAGTCAACAAATCGAAGATGGTGGCCCTTTGGACTTCTCCTTCCGAGCAAATTGTCTCAGCGGCTTCCAACGACCACCCGCCAGCGAACACGGATAGGCGGGACAAGAGAATACGCTCATTCGCCGGCAGCAAATCGTAGCTCCAGTCCATCGCGGTCTTCAGAGTTTGATGCCGGGGCAAAGTCGCACGACTTCCACTCGTGAGCAACCGAAACCGATCAGTGAGCCGGCCAAGAATCTCGCCAACGGCTAAGACTCGCACCCACGCTGCCGCCATCTCGATTGCTAGCGGAATACCATCCAACCGTCGGCAGAGGTCGGCAACTGTATGAGCGTTATTTTCGGTGATCGCAAACTCCGATCGTACGGCTCTTGCACGGTCGACGAACAATCGGACAGCATCGTTGCGCAATACGGCGTCCATGCTTACTTGGTGCTGGAGATTCGGGGGAGAAAGCGGAGGCACCGTCCATCGGACCTCGCCAGCAACGCCGAGCGGTTCCCGACTTGTCGCCAGAATTCGCAGGTCGGGACAGCCTTGTAGGAGCGCATTTACGAGATCAGCGCAGGAACCAAGCAGGTGCTCACAATTGTCCAGCAGCAGAAGAAGTGATCTGGATCTGAGTGAAGCGGCTAACGTTTGTTGCAGCTGTCGTCTCGGTTGTTCGGGAATTCCTAGCACCGCAGCGACCGTTTGGGGCACAACAGCGCGATTTGAGACCGGCGCCAGATCCACTACCCAAACTCCATCGGGAGCCTCGTTGAGAAGATCGTCCGCTACCCGCAACGCTAACCGCGTCTTGCCGCAGCCGCCTGTGCCAGTGAGCGTGAGGAGGCGCGTCGTGCCGAGGAGGCGCTTGATCTCGTCGATCTCGCGCTCTCGCCCGATGAAACTTGTAAGTTGAGTACGTAGGTTGTGGCGACGCGGGACAGGCGGCGGAATCTTGGGCCGAGAAGCTTGTGGCTTTGTCTGTTTCGGCCTGGGGATCCGCGTCTTCGGCCGACGAGCCATTCGTCAGCCTCCATGATGCCGCTGTTCCTGGTGAGGTCGGGTTCGTCGCCTCGAAAGGCTGAACCTTCGGACTCAATTCTTCGAACGATCGGGGACAACTGCGCGCGACACCGCTTCTCCGCACCGGGAGTTCTGGCCGTCCAACCATTCGAATGTACTGATGGCTGACTATAGCGCGAGATGTTTCGTAGGCGTTTTGAGGTGCCGTTCCCCTATCCCGTGCCGGCGACCATTGGGCGTCTCTGATCGGCGGAATCGTCGCGCCGGTGTTTAGCGGCTGGATCCTGTTCACGCTGTCGAGAACGGAATCGGCACGTAAGGCGCGCACGCACCAGTCGGCGCCGCACCCGGGCCGGAGATTCCGCCGCAGTCACCACGGCCGACCCAGGTGGCACGGCCGCACGGCGACGACGCCGGCCCGGGCGGAAGGGAAATGATGTTTCCGCCACCAACGCACCGGGACTCTGACGGACGGAGGGTTCCGGTGTTCGCCGCACCGCTCGTCTCGATCGGATTGCGCACCGCGCTGATGCTCGGACTGGGACTGCCGACGATCGCGCTGACGTTGCATCTCCTGCGCGTCCCGGAGAAGGAACGCCTGGTCGCGGGGTCGTTCTTCGCGATGGCGTACGGCCTGTTGGCGACGCTGCTGTTACACCGGATCATTCCTCTTCCCTAGACGCCGGTCCATGGCTCCCCGCGGGTGCCCGACGGGCGCCCGCCGTCGTGCAGGACCGAGCTGCACTACTTCGTCTGCGCAGCCACGAGCGCGGTCGCGACCGCGAGCTTCGTGGACGCCTCGAGCAACGCGGGCGACACCCGGTCCACGGTGTCGCGCGGCGTATCGTAGTACGGATCGTCGGGCCGGAACAGGAACACGACGGGAATGCCCGCCCTCTCGAAGTTCGCGTGGTCGCTACCGCCTTCGGCCGCGTGGACCTCGACGCGGATACCGAGATCACCCGCGAGGCGCGCCGCCGTACGAACCATCGTGTCGTCGCCCTTGCCGGCCAGGATGAGCCGGTCGCCGACGCCCTCCATGTCGAGGTTGATCATGCCGATGATCCGGCCGCGCTCGAGATGCTTGACGTACTCCGCCGAACCGTAGAGCCCATCCTCTTCCGCGCCGAACAGCACATACCGAACGGTCACCGGGAGCGGTACGTCCTTCAGCACCTCGGCGGTCTCGAGCACCGCCGCAACCCCGGAGGTGTTGTCGTTCGCGCCCGGCGCCTCGGCGACGGTATCGCGGTGCGCGCCGACGATCAAGACCCGCCCGGCATCGCCGCCGGCCGCGGTCCCCGGCGCGGCCTTCGTGCCCACGATGTTCCACGTCGTCCGCTGCTCGTTGACCGTCTGCACGTCCAGGCGCGCGACGGTGCGGCCGGTCCGTACGCGGTCGAGCAGCCGCTGTCCTTCGGTGCCCGACAGCGACACGACGGGGATGCGGGTCGCCTGGCCTAGGGTGCCCGAAAAGTCGTTCGGTTGCGAATTGTACACGACGACCGCCGCGGCCCCGGCATCGGCTGCGTTCTCGGCCTTCGCGCGGAACGTCATCTCGCCGCGCCGCACGAGCACGATCTTGCCGCGCACCGGCGCACCCGCCGCGGCCTGGCCGCCGAAGTCACCCGGCCGCCCCAGTCCCGCGTCTACCACTTCCGCGGTGAGGCCCGCCCCGGGCGTGGAGGGGGAGTA from bacterium harbors:
- a CDS encoding M28 family metallopeptidase; protein product: MKGSRRIVRAAAIIAIATAAPAAIVAAPAGGGVAPQGAVVRVSGQRAYQHVLALSQKIGPHPAGSPEDKTSGNYIASQLTRDGCTIEWQSFTFPYFHVKHVALTVPEVSPALHPRAMEYSPSTPGAGLTAEVVDAGLGRPGDFGGQAAAGAPVRGKIVLVRRGEMTFRAKAENAADAGAAAVVVYNSQPNDFSGTLGQATRIPVVSLSGTEGQRLLDRVRTGRTVARLDVQTVNEQRTTWNIVGTKAAPGTAAGGDAGRVLIVGAHRDTVAEAPGANDNTSGVAAVLETAEVLKDVPLPVTVRYVLFGAEEDGLYGSAEYVKHLERGRIIGMINLDMEGVGDRLILAGKGDDTMVRTAARLAGDLGIRVEVHAAEGGSDHANFERAGIPVVFLFRPDDPYYDTPRDTVDRVSPALLEASTKLAVATALVAAQTK
- a CDS encoding tetratricopeptide repeat protein, with product MARRPKTRIPRPKQTKPQASRPKIPPPVPRRHNLRTQLTSFIGREREIDEIKRLLGTTRLLTLTGTGGCGKTRLALRVADDLLNEAPDGVWVVDLAPVSNRAVVPQTVAAVLGIPEQPRRQLQQTLAASLRSRSLLLLLDNCEHLLGSCADLVNALLQGCPDLRILATSREPLGVAGEVRWTVPPLSPPNLQHQVSMDAVLRNDAVRLFVDRARAVRSEFAITENNAHTVADLCRRLDGIPLAIEMAAAWVRVLAVGEILGRLTDRFRLLTSGSRATLPRHQTLKTAMDWSYDLLPANERILLSRLSVFAGGWSLEAAETICSEGEVQRATIFDLLTHLVDKSLVIAETSGAGARYRLLETVRQYGEERLLESGKAADAHRRHRDWYLSFAEKANVALRESQQATWLQRLETEHDNLRAAIEWSKKERSGAGAWLRFSAALHEFWFICGHYTEGRESLEGALTASIDSSAAVRALALSGAGLLAWRQGDASGSVYLHESLALFQKLNDQRGAAYALHHLAHFAEGEADFHQAVDMFEQSVSLYKQAQDTWGVGWSLYCLGTAMLLQGDHEKATPLLVDSLALCRAAGNRFTTAYALGGLAAVEALRGNYDRATVLIEEGLTLGQQIGSKNYIAWAKVGLANVALAQGHYDRAAMLFRESLAMLQELGNKRGLSESLEGLAVATSGQGDYLEAARLFGASDASRTRTGPNFWPGTRTDRDQRIATVRSALGSPAFATACAEGRAMTLEHAVEHALTPSARNQVRPHGRAKSPAVKRTGLLAPREREVATLVAEGMTNREIADRMSIREGTVEAHVQHILNKLGMNTRAQIAAWIVAHQRESAPPLD